The DNA segment GGCCGCGCGGCGCGCCGTCAGCCGCAGCGGGGACCGGTGGGGCGCCGTCTACTCCCCGGGCGAGTACGAGGAGTTCGAGGACGCACTCGACGGCAGTTACACCGGCGTCGGCCTGTGGGCCCGGGAACGGTCCGGCCGCATCGAGGTGACCAGGGTGGGCAGCGACACCCCCGCGGCCGACGCAGGCATCCGCGCGGGCGACCGGCTGCGCAGCGTCGACGGCACGACGGTCGACGGGCGGCCCGTCACCGAGGTCGTCTCCTTATTGCGCGGCGAGGACACGGACGAATCCGCCGGTACCACCGTCCGCCTGGGCCTGGAGCGCGGCAGGCGCGCGTGGAGCGAGACCCTGCGCAGGGCCCGGCTCTCCCGCGACGCCGTCACCGTCGACGAACTTCCCGGCGGGACCACCGTCGTCAAGGTCACCGCCTTCACCAAGGGCTCCGGCGACGAGGTCCGGGCTGCCGTGCGCCGGGCCCCGGCCGACGCGGGCATCGTCCTCGACCTGCGCGGCAACTCCGGCGGCCTGGTCGCCGAGGCGGTCGCCGCGGCCTCGGCCTTCCTCGACGGCGGCCTGGTCGCCACGTACGACGTGGAGGGCGAGCAGCGCGCCCTGCACGCCGAGCCCGGCGGCGACACGGTCAGGCCCCTGGTCGTGCTCGTCGACGGCGGGACGATGAGCGCGGCCGAGCTGCTCACCGGCGCCCTCCAGGACCGCGGACGGGCGGTCGTCGTGGGCTCCCGCACCTTCGGCAAGGGCGCGGTGCAGATGCCCGGCAGGCTGCCCGACGGTTCGGTCGCCGAACTGACCGTGGGCCACTACCGGACCCCGTCCGGCCGGGGCGTCGACGGCCAGGGCATCACCCCCGACCTGGAGGCCGAGGAGCAGGCCCTCGAGCGGGCGGGCACGGTCCTCGCCGGACTCGGCCGGTAGCAGGGCCGGCAGACGGCTGCCGAAATCGGCTTTCCGCCCACCCCCTCCGTAGTGCCAAAATGGGCGGCACTATGGCTAAGGAAAAAGGGCGCAAGCTGATCGCGCAGAACAAGAAGGCGCGGCACGACTACCTCATCATCGACACCTACGAGGCCGGCCTGGTCCTCACCGGGACCGAGGTGAAGTCGCTGCGCCAGGGCAGGGCGTCGCTGGCGGACGGCTTCGTCCAGCTGGACGGCAACGAGGCGTGGCTGCACAACGTGCACGTCCCCGAGTACAGCCAGGGCACCTGGACCAACCACAGCGCGCGGCGCAAGCGCAAGCTGCTGCTGCACCGCGAGGAGATCGACAAGCTGGAGTCCAAGTCCCAGGAGACGGGACACACCATCGTGCCGCTCGCCCTGTACTTCAAGGACGGCCGTGCGAAGGTGGAGATCGCGCTGGCGAAGGGCAAGAAGGAGTACGACAAGCGCCAGACGCTCCGGGAGAAGCAGGACCGGCGCGAGACCGAGCGGGCGATCTCGGCGGTCCGCCGCAAGCAGCGGTCGTAGGGCCGGCCTGAGCGGTCCTGCCCGAGCGGTCCTGCCTGAGCGGCCCCGGACCGGCGGCGCGGGAATACGCTGGCACCGACCCACGTTGGTCACGTACGATGGGGATCGCACCTCACAGCGGGTGCACACCTTGAGAAAAGAACATGGGGATGATCGGTTTCGACAGCGGCTGTCGAAGCAGGGGAAGCGTGTCGAGGAAGCGGCCATGATCTCGTAAACCACAGGCCGAAAAAATAATCGCCAATTCCAAGCGATCCATCTCCCAGGGCGAGCTCGCCCTCGCTGCCTGATCTTCAGGTAGCGAGCAGCGGCTCCCCTACCAAAGGGAGTGTCAGCCCGGGAGTGTTCCCGACCCGGATCCTGGCATCATTTAGGGGACTAAACCTTGATCCCGGTCACGGGGTGAAGAGGGAAACCCAACAGTGACTGAGCCCGTCGGAGACTTGTCCGCGTGATCTCCGGGGCTGAGAAAAGCACAGCGGACTGCACACGGAGAAGCCCTGATTCCGCACCGTTGGACGCGGGTTCGATTCCCGCCATCTCCACTTGCCCCATGTGGGCACAGGCCCCGTCGCATCAGCGGCGGGGCCTGTGTCATGCGGCCGTACAAAGGGACTCGGCCGGGCGGGTCAGGCCGGGCGCGGGCCCGTGCTGGCGCGTTCCGTCAGGCGGGGCGCGAGCAGGGTGACCGCAGGCGCCGGGACGCCGGACATCTTCCGTACCAGCAGGTGCACCGCGCGGGTGCCCAGCTCGGCGGAGGGCACGGTGACCGAGGTGAGCGGGACACGGGCCGAGGCGGCGGCCGGCGCCGGGCAGACGGCGGTGAGGGAGAGGTCGTCGGGGATGCGTACCCCGAGTTCCGCGAAGGCGTCGATCAGCGGGTCGATCAGCGGCTCGTTGTGCACCACCACCCCGGTCAGCGTGGGCTGCTCGCGCAGCAGCCGCTCGGCGATCACGCGGGCCGCGCCCCGGCCCGGTGCGCACGGGTGCACCGTGGAGCCGATCCGGTGCCGGTCCGCCGCGGCCGTGAAGCCCTGCACGAGCCGGCGGGCGAACGCGGTGCGCCGGACGTACACCTCCGGCGGCGAGCCGACCAGCGCCACCGTCCGGTGCCCGAGCCGCACCAGATGGTCCACGCACAGCTCACCCGCCGCACCGAAGTCCAGGTCCACACAGGTCAGCCCGTCCGGTTCGGCCGGGACGCCGATCAGTACGGACGGCAGGGGCAGCGCGCGCAGTAACGGCAGCCGGGGATCCTGGAGCTGTACGTCCATCACCACCAGCCCGTCCGCCGGCCCCGTCTCCGCCACCCGCCGGATGCCCTCCACGCCCTCCCCCTGGGTGAGCAGCAGTACGTCGTGGTCGTGGGCGCGGGCGGCGGTGGCCACCGCCACCGCGAACTGCGTCACCACCGGCACGTGGACGCCGGAACGCATCGGCACCGCCAGCGCCAGCACGCGCGATCCGGCCCCGGCCGCGCCACGGGCGTGCGGGCGGTAGCCCAGTTCGCGGACGGCGGCCTGGACGCGGCGCCGGGTCTCGTCGGAGATCGGCCGCTTGCCGCTGAGCGCGTACGACACCGTGCTGGGGGAGACCCCGGCGCGCCGGGCCACGTCCGTGATCTTCACCATCGGAGGTCCTTCACTGGAACCGGGTGCCGCAGCGGGAGGGGGTGTCGGGGCGAGGGAGTGCCGAAGGCTTCGACGGGTGAAGGTATGTGCGGGCCACGGAGCCGTCAATGGGGTGCGCGGGAATCGGTGGAGCGGTTCGACGGCTCGAACCACGGACCGGGTCGAACGGTGCCGAAGGGGCTGGTCGGGAGGTGCCCCGGCCGGTGAGGGAGGGGGAGAAGGGGAGGGCGGGGCGCCGGCCTCAGGCACCCGGGCGAGCCGGGGACGGTGCCTCGAACGGGCGGGGCCCCGAGGGGCCGAGCAGGACGAGTGCGGTCAGCAGGGCCGTCGTGGCCGCCGCCACCGGGACCCCGTACCCGGCTGCCGCCGAGACGTGCTCCACCGTCCAGCCGCCGGCCGCGCTGCCGCAGGCGATCCCGCCGAGCAGGCCGGTCACCGCGAGGGTCATGCCCTCGTTCAGCCGGCCCTCGGGGGTGCAGCACTGGACCAGGGTCATCGCCGTGACCATCGTCGGCGCCGTGGCCATCCCGGCCGGCAGGAGCGTGCCCGCCAGCAGGACGAGCGAGCCGGTGAGGGAAGCCGCGAGCAGCGGCAGCGCCATCAGGGCGGTCATCGCCGCCAGGCACCACGGCAGCCGGGACCACGCGGACCCCGCCGGGCGCATCGCCCCGTACGCGAGCCCCGCCGCGAAGGAGCCGGCCGCCTGGAGGGCGAGCACCGCGCCGGCCGCCGGGCGGTGCCCCTGGGCGTCCGTGAACGCGATGGTGACGACCTCCATCGCGCCGAACACCGCGCCGGTCGCGAAACAGACGACGAGCAGCGGGCGCATCCCGGGGGCGCGGAAGGGAGCCCGGCCGCCCGGTGCGTGGCCTCCGGCCGGCGGCTCGGTGGAGCGCTGGGCGGTGAACAGTGTCACACCCGTCAGCAGCAGCACCGCCCCCACCAGCGTGCCCGCCTCCGGGAAGAGCGCCGTGCAGAGGAAGGCCGCGAGCACCGGCCCGAGCATGTAGCACAGCTCGTCCGCGGCCTGCTCGAAGGAGTTCGCGGTGTGCAGCGCCCCGGCGGCCCCGGGACGGCCCCGCAGCAGGTGCGCCCAGCGGGCCCGGGACATCCCGCCGGTGTTCGGCGTCGTGGCGGTGGCGGCGTGGGCGGCGAACAGGGTCCAGTCCGGGGTGCCGTGGCGCACGCAGAGCAGCAGCGCGAGAGAGCCGAGCACGGCGAACACCGTCGAAGGCAGGGCGACACGGGCTTGCCCGTACCGGTCGACCAGCCGCGCGATCCAGGGGGCGGCCACCGCTGTCACCGCGAGCCCGGTCGCGACGACCGCGCCGGCCAGGGCGTACGAACCCCGTGTCACGGCGATCATCATGACCGCACTCACGCTGAACATGCCCATCGGGAGCCGGGCGACAAGGTTCCAGGCCGTGAACGCGCGGGCGCCGGACAGCGCGAAGAGGCTGCGGTACGGGCTCCGCCGCCGGGCGCGGCCGTCGTCCTTTCGGCCCCGCGGCGAGAAGTCGACGGCGACCAGGGTGTCGGCGGTGACCGTGAACAGAGGGGTGTCCCGGGAGGCCGGAGGGCGCCTGTGGAAGGTCGGTTGCGGCATGGCCCCACCGTCGCCCGGGCCCGCGCCGCCGGTCCAACACCTTCCCGGTACCGATTCACGCATCCGCGTTGTAGGTTCACGGGATGCCCGCTCCCGCCCACCTCGACCCCCGGCTCCTGCACGCCTTCGTCACTGTCGCCGAGGAACTGCACTTCACCCGTGCCGCGCTGCGCCTCTACGTCGCCCAGCAGGCGCTGAGCCGCGACGTGCGGCGGCTGGAACGGGAGCTGGGCAGCGAACTGTTCGTACGGACCACCCGGCAGGTGGCGCTCACCCCCGACGGCGAGCGCCTGCCGCCGTACGCCCGCCGGGCCCTGGCCGCGCAGGACGACCTGCTCGCCGCCGCCGGACAGGCCCGGCCGCTGCTGGTGGACCTCAACTCCCCGGGACTGGCCACCGGGCGCCGCGTCCTGCACCGGGCCCGCGAACTCCTCCCCGGTCACGAGCTGATGGCCCGCTACGAGAGCGGACTGACCTGGGCCGCGGGCGAGCTGACCGCGGGGCGGCTCGACGCGTCGTTCGGACGGTTCGCGGGGCTCCCCGAGGCGATGAAGGCCGGGCTCGACCAGCAGCCCGTACGCTACGAGCCGATGGCGGTGATCCTTCCCGAGGGCCACCGGCTGGCCGCCCTGGACCGGGTGCCGCTCGACGCGCTGGCCGGCGAGACCGTGTACGCCGGGGCGGGCAATCCGCGCACGCCCGAGTGGACCGACCTCGCGAGGCTGCTGTTCGAGGGGAGGGGCATCGACGTCGCGCCGCCCGCGCCCCTGGCCGTCGGTGAGGAGGAGTTCCAGCGGATCGTGGCCCGTACCGGGCATCCGGTCCTCGCCGTGGTGGACTTCCCGCCGCTGCCTTCGATGGTGCTGCGCCCGCTGGTCGACCCCGTTCCGCTGTCCCCTGTGTCACTGGTGTGGCGAAAAGGAATGATTCATTCCGCTCTGGAGGGACTTCGTGGTGCGGCGGCCGAAATCGCCGCGGAAGAGGGCTGGTTGCGACGGCCCGCGAAGGGGTGGGTTTCGGACAGGGATCTCGATGTCATGAGTTCTCCGTGATGTCTCACGCCTGACACGAATCCACACCCGGGGAACACGGGACCTCCGCGTACGCTACATTCGATGCTTGAGCACAGTGTGATAAACGGGGCGCTCGGAGCGGGTGGGGGCCATGGTCGGCGGCGCATGCCCAGGCCGTACGCGCACCCGGAACAGTCCCGTGGGGGAAAGAGCGTGCGCGTGGAGAAGTGGCGAGAAAACACCCAACCTGAACGGTCCGAGGCCGAGGCCGAAGCCGCCCCGACCGGGGACACCCGGCCCGCCCCCGGCGGTTCTGCCACCGACCGGGGAACGTGGTTCTCCCGGGACGTGCCCGGCCGCACCGCCCGTGCCGCCGGGGCGGACGACGCCACCGCGGTGAGGAGAACCCCCGGCACACCCCACGCGGCCGGCCCGGACGACCGGGGCGACCCGGAGCACCGGGTCGCCCCGGACGACGCGAAGGCCAGGACGACCACGATGAGCGCAACGCCCCCGCCGGGCGGCACGAGCAGGATGCCCGCACAGCGCGGGCCGGAGCAGGCCGCCCCGACGCCCCCGGCCTTCGAGGACCCCGAAGAGACCAGGGCGCTGCGCATCGGGCCCCGTACTCCGGCCGAGGGGGGCGGTGGGTTCGACCGGACCGAGAGGTTCGAGAAGCCCGGGGCGCCCTTCTCCGCCCGTACCACCCCCGCACCCCCCTCCACCGGGGACACCGGCTCCACCGCGCGCCTCTCCACCCAGGTCCCCGCGTCGCCCCGTACTCCCCTGCGCGACTCCTGGCAGGAGGGAGCCGAGGCGACCGCGCTCGCCCCCGCGCCCACCAGGCCGGTGCCCGCAGTCACGGAGACAGCCGTGGTCGCAGCCGCAGCCGCATCCGTAGTCGCGGACGCCGATGCGACCGAGCACACCCACGACCCGCACGAGGTGACGGTCCAGCTCGACGCCGTGCAGTTCGGCGACGGCGTGCTGCGGGCAACGCCGGGCGGGCACCGCGGCGGCGCGGGCCTCGACGCCGCGGACGGACCCGTGTTCGTCGACGAGTCGGGCCGCCGCAGCCGCCTCTACCGCCGGATCGGCCTGGCCGTCGGCCTGGCCTGCGCCGGGTACGCCGCCGTGATCGTCGCCACGCTGATGTCCGGCAACTCCACCGCCCCCTGGATGCCCGTGCCCGGCCAGGGGAAGGAGCAGCCCG comes from the Streptomyces sp. KMM 9044 genome and includes:
- a CDS encoding S41 family peptidase, whose product is MSGRALFCEPRRIRRGGALTLVFAGVLVAGAATGNLPAPADRKPAADSAPSAAPVDRHAEVAEAAEEAMAAGTSPVEAARRAVSRSGDRWGAVYSPGEYEEFEDALDGSYTGVGLWARERSGRIEVTRVGSDTPAADAGIRAGDRLRSVDGTTVDGRPVTEVVSLLRGEDTDESAGTTVRLGLERGRRAWSETLRRARLSRDAVTVDELPGGTTVVKVTAFTKGSGDEVRAAVRRAPADAGIVLDLRGNSGGLVAEAVAAASAFLDGGLVATYDVEGEQRALHAEPGGDTVRPLVVLVDGGTMSAAELLTGALQDRGRAVVVGSRTFGKGAVQMPGRLPDGSVAELTVGHYRTPSGRGVDGQGITPDLEAEEQALERAGTVLAGLGR
- the smpB gene encoding SsrA-binding protein SmpB yields the protein MAKEKGRKLIAQNKKARHDYLIIDTYEAGLVLTGTEVKSLRQGRASLADGFVQLDGNEAWLHNVHVPEYSQGTWTNHSARRKRKLLLHREEIDKLESKSQETGHTIVPLALYFKDGRAKVEIALAKGKKEYDKRQTLREKQDRRETERAISAVRRKQRS
- a CDS encoding LacI family DNA-binding transcriptional regulator; translated protein: MVKITDVARRAGVSPSTVSYALSGKRPISDETRRRVQAAVRELGYRPHARGAAGAGSRVLALAVPMRSGVHVPVVTQFAVAVATAARAHDHDVLLLTQGEGVEGIRRVAETGPADGLVVMDVQLQDPRLPLLRALPLPSVLIGVPAEPDGLTCVDLDFGAAGELCVDHLVRLGHRTVALVGSPPEVYVRRTAFARRLVQGFTAAADRHRIGSTVHPCAPGRGAARVIAERLLREQPTLTGVVVHNEPLIDPLIDAFAELGVRIPDDLSLTAVCPAPAAASARVPLTSVTVPSAELGTRAVHLLVRKMSGVPAPAVTLLAPRLTERASTGPRPA
- a CDS encoding MFS transporter codes for the protein MPQPTFHRRPPASRDTPLFTVTADTLVAVDFSPRGRKDDGRARRRSPYRSLFALSGARAFTAWNLVARLPMGMFSVSAVMMIAVTRGSYALAGAVVATGLAVTAVAAPWIARLVDRYGQARVALPSTVFAVLGSLALLLCVRHGTPDWTLFAAHAATATTPNTGGMSRARWAHLLRGRPGAAGALHTANSFEQAADELCYMLGPVLAAFLCTALFPEAGTLVGAVLLLTGVTLFTAQRSTEPPAGGHAPGGRAPFRAPGMRPLLVVCFATGAVFGAMEVVTIAFTDAQGHRPAAGAVLALQAAGSFAAGLAYGAMRPAGSAWSRLPWCLAAMTALMALPLLAASLTGSLVLLAGTLLPAGMATAPTMVTAMTLVQCCTPEGRLNEGMTLAVTGLLGGIACGSAAGGWTVEHVSAAAGYGVPVAAATTALLTALVLLGPSGPRPFEAPSPARPGA
- a CDS encoding LysR family transcriptional regulator codes for the protein MPAPAHLDPRLLHAFVTVAEELHFTRAALRLYVAQQALSRDVRRLERELGSELFVRTTRQVALTPDGERLPPYARRALAAQDDLLAAAGQARPLLVDLNSPGLATGRRVLHRARELLPGHELMARYESGLTWAAGELTAGRLDASFGRFAGLPEAMKAGLDQQPVRYEPMAVILPEGHRLAALDRVPLDALAGETVYAGAGNPRTPEWTDLARLLFEGRGIDVAPPAPLAVGEEEFQRIVARTGHPVLAVVDFPPLPSMVLRPLVDPVPLSPVSLVWRKGMIHSALEGLRGAAAEIAAEEGWLRRPAKGWVSDRDLDVMSSP